From Vitis vinifera cultivar Pinot Noir 40024 chromosome 5, ASM3070453v1, the proteins below share one genomic window:
- the LOC100242907 gene encoding CRIB domain-containing protein RIC4 — translation MRDRMERLVVLPFTMGCVSESSVSVGGALQLKKPKSEPNPPVTRRKEGEERPSGLRLKASFRFSSRLQKLIRTTLKSFSHLFVYKEVMEMEMEIGFPTDVKHVTHIGWDGSSTNPIKGWENLRTPELLANFPTISLRQFELAMAAQAHDPLLVTSSKLI, via the exons ATGAGGGATCGTATGGAGAGACTAGTGGTTCTTCCTTTCACCATGGGCTGTGTGTCTGAGTCAAGTGTCTCTGTGGGTGGTGCACTCCAGTTGAAGAAACCAAAATCTGAGCCAAACCCACCTGTAACAA GAAGAAAAGAGGGAGAAGAAAGACCATCTGGGTTGAGATTGAAGGCCTCTTTTAGGTTCTCCAGTAGGCTACAGAAATTGATCAGAACTACTCTCAAAAGTTTCTCTCACTTGTTTG TTTACAAAGAAgtgatggagatggagatggagatAGGGTTTCCAACAGATGTGAAGCATGTGACACACATAGGATGGGATGGGTCTTCTACCAACCCCATTAAAGGGTGGGAAAACCTCAGAACTCCTGAGTTGCTTGCTAATTTTCCTACCATTTCTCTAAGGCAATTTGAGCTTGCCATGGCTGCCCAAGCTCATGACCCTCTTCTTGTCACCTCCTCCAAgcttatttaa
- the LOC100246369 gene encoding leucine-rich repeat receptor protein kinase MSP1-like, which produces MSKSAPTLKASYALIIFILCFFRTSFSSATHSGDIELLITLRNSLVQRRNVIPSWFDPEIPPCNWTGIRCEGSMVRRIDLSCSLLPLDLPFPNLTGELRNLKHLNFSWCALTGEIPPNFWSLENLETLDLSGNRLFGVLPSMVSNLKMLREFVLDDNNFSGSLPSTIGMLGELTELSVHANSFSGNLPSELGNLQNLQSLDLSLNSFSGNLPSSLGNLTRLFYFDASQNRFTGPIFSEIGNLQRLLSLDLSWNSMTGPIPMEVGRLISMNSISVGNNNFNGEIPETIGNLRELKVLNVQSCRLTGKVPEEISKLTHLTYLNIAQNSFEGELPSSFGRLTNLIYLLAANAGLSGRIPGELGNCKKLRILNLSFNSLSGPLPEGLRGLESIDSLVLDSNRLSGPIPNWISDWKQVESIMLAKNLFNGSLPPLNMQTLTLLDVNTNMLSGELPAEICKAKSLTILVLSDNYFTGTIENTFRGCLSLTDLLLYGNNLSGGLPGYLGELQLVTLELSKNKFSGKIPDQLWESKTLMEILLSNNLLAGQLPAALAKVLTLQRLQLDNNFFEGTIPSNIGELKNLTNLSLHGNQLAGEIPLELFNCKKLVSLDLGENRLMGSIPKSISQLKLLDNLVLSNNRFSGPIPEEICSGFQKVPLPDSEFTQHYGMLDLSYNEFVGSIPATIKQCIVVTELLLQGNKLTGVIPHDISGLANLTLLDLSFNALTGLAVPKFFALRNLQGLILSHNQLTGAIPVDLGLLMPNLAKLDLSNNWLTGSLPSSIFSMKSLTYLDISMNSFLGPISLDSRTSSSLLVLNASNNHLSGTLCDSVSNLTSLSILDLHNNTLTGSLPSSLSKLVALTYLDFSNNNFQESIPCNICDIVGLAFANFSGNRFTGYAPEICLKDKQCSALLPVFPSSQGYPAVRALTQASIWAIALSATFIFLVLLIFFLRWRMLRQDTVVLDKGKDKLVTAVEPESTDELLGKKPKETPSINIATFEHSLRRMKPSDILSATENFSKTYIIGDGGFGTVYRASLPEGRTIAVKRLNGGRLHGDREFLAEMETIGKVKHENLVPLLGYCVFDDERFLIYEYMENGSLDVWLRNRADAVEALDWPTRFKICLGSARGLAFLHHGFVPHIIHRDIKSSNILLDSKFEPRVSDFGLARIISACESHVSTVLAGTFGYIPPEYGQTMVATTKGDVYSFGVVILELVTGRAPTGQADVEGGNLVGWVKWMVANGREDEVLDPYLSAMTMWKDEMLHVLSTARWCTLDDPWRRPTMVEVVKLLMEINPATN; this is translated from the coding sequence ATGTCGAAGTCAGCTCCAACTCTGAAAGCTTCTTATGCCCTTATCATTTTCATATTATGCTTCTTCCGTACATCCTTCTCAAGTGCAACCCATTCTGGTGACATTGAGTTATTAATCACTCTCAGAAACTCTCTTGTCCAAAGAAGAAATGTTATTCCAAGTTGGTTTGACCCAGAGATTCCACCATGCAACTGGACTGGTATAAGATGTGAGGGTTCTATGGTCCGTCGAATAGATTTATCCTGTTCTTTGTTGCCTTTGGATCTTCCATTTCCAAATCTTACTGGGGAATTGAGAAATCTAAAGCACCTTAATTTCAGCTGGTGTGCACTCACTGGTGAGATTCCTCCAAATTTTTGGAGTCTAGAAAATTTGGAGACTTTGGACCTGAGTGGCAATAGGTTGTTTGGCGTACTGCCATCGATGGTGTCTAACCTGAAAATGCTCAGAGAATTTGTGCTTGATGACAATAACTTTTCTGGCAGCTTACCCTCCACCATTGGTATGCTCGGAGAACTTACTGAGCTCTCAGTCCATGCAAACTCATTCTCTGGGAATCTTCCATCAGAACTTGGAAATCTTCAGAATTTGCAGTCCCTTGATCTTAGCCTAAATTCCTTCTCTGGAAACCTACCTTCCAGTTTAGGAAATCTTACGAGGCTCTTTTATTTTGATGCCAGTCAGAACAGATTCACTGGTCCCATTTTTTCAGAGATTGGAAATTTACAGAGGCTTCTATCACTTGATCTCTCATGGAACTCAATGACTGGACCTATACCGATGGAAGTGGGCAGATTGATCAGCATGAATTCAATTAGTGTGGGAAACAACAACTTTAATGGGGAAATACCAGAAACAATTGGCAATCTGAGAGAACTTAAGGTACTTAATGTCCAAAGTTGCAGACTGACTGGGAAAGTTCCAGAAGAAATCTCTAAGCTGACCCACTTGACTTACCTAAATATAGCGCAGAACAGTTTTGAGGGTGAATTGCCCTCAAGCTTTGGCAGGTTGACAAATCTAATTTACCTTCTTGCTGCCAATGCGGGACTTAGTGGAAGGATTCCAGGGGAATTGGGTAACTGCAAAAAGCTCAGGATTCTAAATTTATCCTTCAACTCACTGTCTGGTCCATTACCTGAAGGTCTCAGGGGGCTGGAATCTATTGATTCACTAGTACTTGATTCAAACCGCCTGTCAGGTCCAATTCCCAATTGGATTTCCGACTGGAAGCAAGTTGAGTCCATTATGTTAGCTAAAAACCTGTTTAATGGGTCACTTCCTCCCCTTAATATGCAGACCCTGACCTTACTTGATGTTAATACCAACATGCTTTCTGGTGAGCTGCCTGCAGAAATATGCAAAGCCAAATCATTGACCATTTTAGTGCTATCAGATAACTATTTCACTGGTACTATTGAGAACACCTTCAGGGGATGTTTGAGTCTCACAGATCTGTTATTGTATGGCAACAATCTCTCTGGTGGATTACCTGGTTATCTGGGAGAGCTTCAGCTGGTTACGTTGGAACTGTCAAAAAACAAGTTCTCCGGAAAAATTCCTGATCAACTGTGGGAGTCTAAAACCCTTATGGAGATATTGCTCAGCAACAATTTGCTTGCAGGTCAGCTTCCAGCTGCTCTTGCTAAAGTTTTGACATTGCAGAGGCTGCAGTTGGATAATAATTTCTTTGAAGGGACCATTCCAAGTAACATCGGAGAACTAAAAAATCTCACTAATTTGTCACTGCATGGAAACCAATTGGCTGGAGAGATCCCTTTGGAACTTTTCAATTGTAAGAAGTTAGTATCCCTGGATCTGGGTGAAAACAGGCTTATGGGTTCAATTCCAAAATCTATATCACAGTTGAAACTGCTTGACAATCTGGTACTATCCAATAACCGATTCTCTGGTCCAATTCCTGAAGAGATCTGCTCTGGGTTTCAAAAGGTGCCCTTACCGGACTCTGAGTTCACCCAGCACTATGGCATGCTTGATTTATCTTATAATGAGTTTGTGGGCTCCATACCAGCAACAATTAAGCAGTGCATTGTTGTGACAGAGCTACTGTTGCAGGGAAACAAGCTTACTGGTGTCATTCCTCATGATATTTCAGGTCTGGCAAACTTAACCTTGCTTGATCTGTCTTTCAATGCTTTGACAGGGCTAGCTGTACCAAAGTTCTTTGCTTTGAGAAACCTTCAGGGGCTTATCCTTTCCCATAACCAGCTAACAGGAGCCATCCCTGTTGATCTGGGCTTGTTGATGCCAAACTTAGCCAAGCTTGATTTGTCAAACAACTGGCTAACTGGCTCACTGCCTTCATCCATATTCAGCATGAAGAGCCTGACCTATCTAGACATTAGCATGAATTCTTTCTTGGGTCCCATTTCTCTTGATTCTAGAACCAGCAGTTCTTTGTTGGTTCTAAATGCCAGCAACAACCATTTGTCTGGTACCCTTTGTGACTCGGTATCAAATCTAACATCCCTTTCTATCCTAGATCTTCACAACAACACACTCACAGGCAGCTTGCCTTCTTCACTGTCAAAACTTGTTGCCTTGACATACCTTGATTTCTCCAATAACAATTTCCAAGAGTCTATCCCATGCAATATTTGTGACATAGTAGGCCTTGCCTTTGCCAATTTCTCTGGCAACAGATTCACTGGCTATGCACCAGAGATTTGCTTGAAGGACAAACAGTGCTCAGCACTCCTACCTGTTTTCCCTTCTTCTCAGGGATACCCAGCTGTGAGAGCTCTGACCCAAGCCTCTATCTGGGCTATTGCACTGAGTGCCACTTTCATCTTCCTAGTCCTGCTCATATTTTTTCTCAGATGGAGGATGCTGAGGCAAGATACTGTAGTTCTTGACAAGGGAAAGGACAAGCTAGTGACAGCAGTTGAGCCAGAATCCACTGATGAGCTGCTGGGCAAGAAGCCAAAGGAGACACCTAGCATCAATATTGCAACATTTGAGCACTCTTTGCGGAGGATGAAGCCTTCAGACATCTTATCAGCAACTGAAAACTTCAGCAAGACTTACATTATTGGTGATGGTGGGTTTGGTACAGTTTATAGAGCCTCACTACCAGAGGGCCGAACAATTGCTGTCAAAAGGCTCAATGGAGGACGTCTGCATGGTGACCGGGAATTCCTGGCTGAAATGGAGACAATTGGAAAGGTTAAGCATGAAAACCTGGTCCCACTCCTTGGCTACTGCGTCTTTGACGATGAGAGGTTTTTAATATACGAGTATATGGAGAATGGGAGTCTTGATGTGTGGTTGAGGAACCGGGCAGATGCAGTTGAGGCACTTGACTGGCCAACCCGATTCAAGATCTGTCTGGGCTCAGCCAGAGGGTTGGCCTTTCTGCATCATGGCTTTGTTCCCCACATCATTCACAGAGACATCAAGTCAAGCAATATCTTGTTAGACAGCAAATTCGAGCCACGGGTTTCAGATTTCGGCCTAGCAAGAATCATCAGTGCATGTGAGAGCCATGTTAGTACTGTTCTTGCTGGGACCTTTGGATATATTCCTCCTGAGTACGGGCAGACCATGGTGGCAACAACCAAGGGTGATGTCTACAGCTTTGGGGTAGTGATTCTAGAGCTGGTGACAGGGAGGGCACCAACAGGTCAGGCGGATGTGGAGGGTGGGAATCTGGTGGGGTGGGTGAAGTGGATGGTGGCAAATGGGAGGGAAGATGAGGTGCTGGATCCTTACCTTTCAGCTATGACAATGTGGAAGGATGAGATGTTGCATGTGCTTTCAACAGCTCGATGGTGCACTTTGGACGATCCATGGAGGCGGCCTACCATGGTGGAGGTGGTGAAGCTGTTAATGGAGATTAATCCCGCGACTAACTGA